A region from the Leguminivora glycinivorella isolate SPB_JAAS2020 chromosome 3, LegGlyc_1.1, whole genome shotgun sequence genome encodes:
- the LOC125224683 gene encoding retinol dehydrogenase 12-like has translation MFLLAFLIINFTFAFLIWVYCKLTCGVCRSSRHLVGKTVIVTGGNGGIGYETAKDLAARGARVILACRNETRGLTAKDQIISATGNPDVHYRHLDLASLESVRSFADNILKTDKRLDVLVNNAGCYGSKFEKSEDGLLLEMQSNHFGPFLLTNLLLPLLKSSAPSRIVNVSSYGHNMGGVIDFDNLNAEKETKETYSQFKVYGITKLCNILMTVELERRLRGTGVTTNSLHPGVIATGIGAHVRLMRLIVFLLTPFCKTAWEGAQTTIHLAVAPELSDVSGRYFRDCREVKPSKAAQDTELARRLWDESERLVELQITT, from the coding sequence ATgtttttactagcttttttaattattaacttTACCTTTGCCTTTCTTATATGGGTGTACTGTAAACTCACATGCGGTGTGTGTAGGAGTAGTAGACATTTGGTGGGGAAGACTGTTATTGTGACTGGAGGGAATGGTGGGATCGGTTATGAAACGGCCAAGGATTTGGCGGCACGCGGCGCAAGGGTAATACTTGCGTGCAGGAACGAGACCCGCGGCCTCACAGCCAAGGACCAGATTATTTCTGCTACTGGAAACCCTGACGTCCACTACAGACACCTCGACCTAGCATCACTAGAATCGGTCAGATCTTTCGCAGACAACATCCTCAAAACCGACAAACGTCTCGACGTACTCGTGAACAACGCAGGCTGTTATGGATCAAAATTCGAGAAATCTGAAGACGGATTACTCCTAGAAATGCAGAGCAACCATTTCGGACCCTTTCTACTCACTAATTTACTACTCCCCCTGCTAAAATCATCGGCACCAAGTCGCATAGTGAATGTTTCATCGTACGGACACAACATGGGTGGTGTCATTGACTTCGATAACTTAAACGCGGAAAAGGAAACTAAAGAAACATATAGCCAATTTAAGGTGTACGGTATTACAAAGTTGTGTAACATATTAATGACAGTAGAATTGGAAAGGCGTTTGAGAGGAACGGGTGTGACGACAAATTCTTTACACCCTGGAGTTATTGCCACTGGCATAGGAGCTCACGTACGACTGATGAGATTGATAGTATTTTTGTTGACGCCATTTTGCAAAACGGCATGGGAAGGAGCGCAGACCACGATCCACCTGGCCGTGGCGCCGGAGCTCTCTGATGTAAGTGGCCGGTATTTTAGAGATTGTAGAGAAGTGAAGCCGAGTAAAGCTGCTCAAGATACTGAGCTTGCGCGAAGACTTTGGGATGAATCGGAGAGGCTCGTTGAATTACAAATAACGACATAG